In one window of Eubalaena glacialis isolate mEubGla1 chromosome 13, mEubGla1.1.hap2.+ XY, whole genome shotgun sequence DNA:
- the LOC133104214 gene encoding LOW QUALITY PROTEIN: tricarboxylate transport protein, mitochondrial-like (The sequence of the model RefSeq protein was modified relative to this genomic sequence to represent the inferred CDS: deleted 1 base in 1 codon) produces the protein MSNWGSLAGRRRRPNFGGEEEEPGAVMPSAVPVGSSPPKPIGRSLFFSEALRQGGKSSRLRACSNNMCFLVKTLSQRTSSNLLVCVPKERPPPGPPTPPARAAPHALAAGAPAPRKATVTYPGKAILAGDIEICITFPTEYVKTQLQLDERLHPPRYQGIGDCVRRTVHNHGVPGLYRGLISLLYGCIPKAAVRFGMFEFLSNHMRDAQGRLDSTRGLQCGLGAGVADAVVVVCPMETIKVKFIHDQTSPSPKYRGFFHGVREIVWERGLKGTYQGLVATVLKQGSNQAILFFVVTSLHSWYQGDNPNKPMNPLITGVFGAITGTASVRGNTPLDMIKTWMQGLEAHKYRKMWDRGLQILRNEGPKAFYKGTVPRLGRVCLDVAIVFVIYDEVVKLLNKVWKTD, from the exons ATGTCAAACTGGGGATCTTTGGCGGGCAGAAGGCGGCGCCCCAACtttggtggggaggaggaagagccagGTGCTGTCATGCCCTCGGCAGTCCCCGTTGGGTCCTCCCCGCCGAAGCCCATTGGTCGGTCCCTTT TCTTCTCTGAGGCTTTGCGACAAGGTGGAAAGAGCAGTAGGCTGCGGGCGTGTTCTAACAACATGTGCTTCCTTGTGAAGACACTCAGCCAGCGAACCAGCTCCAACCTGCTGGTGTGTGTGCCAA AAGAGAGGCCGCCCCCgggtccccccaccccgcccgccaGAGCCGCGCCCCACGCTCTGGCGGCAGGGGCACCCGCGCCCAGGAAGGCCACCGTCACATACCCGGGGAAGGCGATCCTGGCAGGCGACATCGAAATCTGCATCACCTTCCCCACCGAGTACGTGAAAACGCAGCTGCAGCTGGACGAGCGCTTGCACCCGCCGCGCTACCAGGGCATCGGGGACTGCGTGCGGCGGACGGTCCACAACCATGGCGTCCCGGGCCTGTACCGCGGCCTCATCTCCCTGCTCTACGGCTGCATCCCGAAGGCGGCCGTCCGGTTCGGGATGTTCGAGTTTCTCAGCAACCACATGCGGGACGCCCAGGGACGGCTAGACAGCACGCGCGGGCTGCAGTGCGGCCTGGGCGCCGGTGTGGCAGATGCCGTGGTGGTCGTGTGCCCCATGGAGACCATCAAGGTAAAGTTCATCCATGACCagacctcccccagccccaaatACAGAGGATTCTTCCACGGGGTCAGGGAGATTGTTTGGGAACGAGGGCTGAAGGGGACGTACCAGGGCCTCGTGGCCACCGTGCTGAAGCAGGGATCCAACCAGGCCATTCTCTTTTTCGTCGTGACCTCCTTGCACAGCTGGTACCAAGGGGACAACCCCAACAAGCCCATGAACCCT CTGATCACTGGTGTGTTTGGAGCCATCACAGGCACAGCCAGTGTCCGTGGGAACACTCCTCTGGACATGATCAAGACCTGGATGCAGGGCCTGGAGGCTCACAAGTACCGCAAAATGTGGGACCGCGGCCTGCAGATCCTGAGGAACGAGGGTCCCAAGGCGTTCTACAAGGGCACCGTTCCCCGCCTGGGCCGGGTGTGCCTGGACGTGGCCATCGTGTTCGTCATCTACGACGAGGTGGTGAAGCTGCTCAACAAAGTGTGGAAGACGGACTGA